The following are encoded in a window of Cystobacter ferrugineus genomic DNA:
- a CDS encoding flagellar M-ring protein FliF, producing MFSRRCLFLLLVCATGCQDRIQHGLDERQANELQRVLVERGLDARKVPETGKKPTWAIEVTGEQGSDAVRILAELGLPRPPEDAGCDVFGGGGLVRTPVEEQLCRVRVMEQGLEKTLQTVEGVILARVHLVVPPMPRPGQQPVPAKASALLRVAPGHAARLEGERQRLRALLAGGVEGLSAEGVSLMVDEVSTRVVAPPPGTSPLTRLRVLLAVLSLVITGLSLGLCWMTLRLRHLQARVEAKPAAPSAPSRPVVAPGAARKVA from the coding sequence ATGTTCTCGCGACGCTGTCTCTTCCTGCTGCTCGTGTGTGCCACGGGCTGTCAGGACCGTATCCAACATGGCCTGGATGAGCGCCAGGCCAACGAACTGCAGCGGGTGCTCGTCGAGCGGGGGCTCGATGCGCGCAAGGTGCCCGAGACGGGCAAGAAGCCCACGTGGGCCATCGAAGTGACGGGGGAGCAGGGCTCGGACGCGGTGCGGATCCTCGCCGAACTGGGACTGCCGAGGCCGCCGGAGGACGCGGGGTGTGACGTCTTCGGAGGGGGCGGCCTGGTGCGCACGCCGGTGGAGGAGCAGCTCTGCCGGGTGCGGGTGATGGAGCAGGGGTTGGAGAAGACGCTGCAGACGGTGGAGGGGGTGATTCTCGCGCGGGTGCACCTGGTGGTGCCCCCCATGCCGAGACCCGGGCAGCAGCCGGTGCCCGCGAAGGCCTCGGCCCTGTTGCGCGTGGCCCCGGGCCATGCGGCGCGTCTGGAGGGGGAAAGGCAGCGGCTGCGCGCGCTGCTCGCCGGAGGCGTGGAAGGACTGAGCGCCGAGGGGGTGTCGCTCATGGTGGACGAGGTGTCCACACGGGTGGTGGCTCCTCCGCCGGGTACTTCTCCGCTGACGCGGCTGCGGGTGCTGCTGGCGGTGTTGTCCCTGGTGATCACGGGGCTGTCGCTGGGGTTGTGCTGGATGACGCTGCGCCTGCGGCACCTTCAGGCCCGGGTGGAGGCGAAGCCCGCGGCGCCTTCTGCTCCCTCGCGGCCGGTGGTGGCTCCGGGGGCGGCGCGCAAGGTGGCTTGA
- a CDS encoding ATP-dependent helicase HrpB produces MAIGKVGAVGGTGAASALERPGRAGFSQVMEGSKGAARPPGIPVATEGAPSRVPVQRPEAARGVCETGGVERVSGGRSEVKAAGQVGAVPKPGEAQAARVLDRVGEAQRRLDHILELAESGRSFSAAELLAFQAHVYRASQELDLAGKVVEKATGGVKQILQTQV; encoded by the coding sequence ATGGCCATCGGCAAGGTGGGAGCGGTCGGAGGGACCGGCGCCGCGTCCGCGCTGGAGCGTCCGGGCCGAGCGGGTTTCAGCCAGGTGATGGAGGGATCGAAGGGCGCGGCCAGGCCGCCGGGCATTCCGGTGGCCACCGAGGGCGCGCCGAGCCGGGTGCCCGTGCAGCGGCCCGAGGCGGCGCGTGGGGTGTGCGAGACGGGAGGCGTGGAGCGGGTCTCGGGGGGGCGGTCGGAGGTGAAGGCCGCGGGGCAGGTGGGCGCGGTGCCCAAGCCCGGAGAAGCCCAGGCGGCGCGGGTGTTGGACCGGGTGGGGGAAGCACAGAGGCGGTTGGATCACATCCTGGAGCTGGCCGAGTCCGGCAGATCGTTCTCCGCGGCGGAGCTGCTCGCCTTCCAGGCCCATGTGTACCGGGCGAGCCAGGAGCTCGATCTCGCCGGCAAGGTCGTCGAGAAGGCGACCGGCGGCGTGAAGCAGATCCTCCAGACGCAGGTGTGA
- a CDS encoding PilZ domain-containing protein: protein MMPPTDPTRSHGRYHPRVEANWMVHVHLGERRVLVKALDLSMAGLFLHGHPPDDVKRITLTLPLPGVGEVTTNCAIVRREAHGVAVEFDELDWDHLLLLARYLHPRLP, encoded by the coding sequence ATGATGCCGCCCACCGATCCCACCCGTTCCCACGGGCGCTACCACCCCCGCGTGGAAGCCAATTGGATGGTCCACGTGCACCTGGGCGAGCGCCGGGTGCTCGTCAAGGCGCTCGATCTGTCCATGGCGGGCCTGTTCCTGCATGGCCACCCTCCGGACGACGTCAAGCGGATCACCCTCACGCTCCCGCTGCCCGGCGTCGGGGAAGTCACCACCAACTGCGCCATCGTCCGCCGCGAGGCGCACGGCGTGGCGGTCGAGTTCGACGAGCTGGACTGGGATCACCTGCTGCTGCTGGCGCGCTACCTCCACCCGCGCCTGCCCTGA